One window of Paenibacillus sp. FSL K6-3182 genomic DNA carries:
- a CDS encoding metalloregulator ArsR/SmtB family transcription factor, whose product MQLGTVSNLAGEFKKNQKVLIAIGDETRQAILITLIQGQQHPGMRVGEIREKTHLSRPAVSHHLKILKEAEIISVLKEGTINYYRLDMQSKLKILKKLVQEIENALIQCKEYP is encoded by the coding sequence ATGCAGTTAGGAACTGTGTCAAATCTAGCCGGTGAATTCAAAAAAAATCAAAAAGTCTTGATTGCGATCGGTGATGAAACCCGGCAAGCCATTCTCATTACCTTGATACAAGGACAGCAGCACCCAGGAATGCGTGTAGGGGAGATTAGAGAAAAAACACACCTTTCTCGCCCCGCTGTATCTCATCATCTAAAGATTTTGAAGGAAGCTGAAATCATAAGTGTTCTTAAAGAAGGTACTATTAATTACTATAGGCTAGACATGCAAAGCAAGCTTAAAATATTGAAAAAATTGGTACAGGAAATCGAGAACGCTCTTATACAATGCAAAGAATATCCTTAA
- a CDS encoding alpha/beta hydrolase, whose amino-acid sequence MTKTKRKRIWLRILLAGFVIIALVAAGSILYLKSQTYAPSNKAESALQSNSEVNVTEGKDGYTFEPADGSIMQPNIIFYPGGLVEPGSYSPFASELAKLGHRVYIAKMPLNLAIFGQNKADSFVKEHLGESFVIGGHSLGGAFAARYASEHSDQLAGIYFLASYADESGNLADTDLAALQITGTSDGVLNLEVWESSKANLPELTEYVSINGGNHGQFGSYGLQKGDSDPQIGEDDQLEKVVDAMQNWMEQFTNK is encoded by the coding sequence GTGACAAAGACAAAACGAAAACGCATATGGCTGCGCATCCTGCTCGCGGGCTTCGTCATCATCGCGCTTGTTGCTGCCGGATCAATTCTGTATCTAAAATCTCAAACATACGCACCAAGCAATAAAGCGGAGTCGGCATTGCAAAGCAACAGCGAGGTAAATGTAACAGAGGGGAAAGACGGGTATACATTCGAGCCTGCAGATGGAAGCATCATGCAGCCCAACATTATTTTTTATCCTGGCGGATTAGTTGAGCCGGGCAGCTATTCGCCGTTTGCAAGCGAGCTTGCTAAGCTAGGTCATCGTGTATACATTGCAAAGATGCCGCTTAATCTGGCTATTTTTGGGCAAAACAAAGCCGATTCCTTCGTGAAGGAGCATTTGGGCGAATCCTTTGTCATCGGAGGACACTCGCTAGGGGGCGCGTTTGCGGCTAGATATGCTTCAGAGCACAGCGATCAACTGGCAGGTATCTACTTCTTAGCATCGTATGCCGATGAGAGCGGAAACCTTGCCGATACCGACCTTGCCGCGCTGCAAATTACAGGTACGTCTGACGGGGTTCTTAATCTTGAAGTATGGGAAAGCTCAAAAGCCAATCTTCCCGAGTTAACGGAATATGTTTCGATCAATGGGGGGAATCACGGACAATTCGGATCTTATGGCCTGCAAAAGGGAGATAGTGATCCTCAAATCGGAGAAGATGACCAGTTGGAGAAGGTTGTTGATGCCATGCAGAATTGGATGGAGCAATTTACAAATAAATAG
- a CDS encoding aldo/keto reductase, whose protein sequence is MNKIIKAVNGVPIPQLGFGVYKIAKGEPFDSAIGEAIEAGYRHFDTAKIYGNEEALGREILKSGIPREQFFITSKVWTTDLGYRATKKAFEQTCKKLNVTYLDMYLIHFAGPHYTEAWKAIEELYLDQKIKVIGVANFEIFHLENLMKHSTIPPMINQIETHPEFPQNELHEYMIKHQILHEAWGPLGQGNKKLLKHPTLIDIAHNHKKSVGQIILRWHLQRDVIVIPKSSNPKRIRDNSEIFDFKLSDEEMERIHRLGTGSRYSVSPTGYMVNPIYVKLMKLFV, encoded by the coding sequence TTGAATAAGATTATTAAGGCAGTTAATGGAGTCCCAATTCCTCAATTAGGTTTTGGTGTATATAAAATTGCTAAGGGAGAACCCTTTGATAGCGCGATTGGCGAAGCGATCGAAGCCGGTTATCGCCATTTTGACACCGCAAAAATCTATGGGAACGAAGAAGCCTTGGGGCGTGAAATACTCAAATCCGGAATTCCTCGCGAACAATTTTTCATAACCTCTAAAGTATGGACAACGGATCTTGGGTATCGGGCAACGAAAAAAGCTTTTGAACAAACTTGCAAGAAGTTGAACGTTACATATCTCGACATGTATTTAATTCATTTTGCCGGGCCTCATTATACAGAAGCATGGAAGGCTATAGAGGAGCTTTACTTAGATCAGAAGATTAAAGTAATCGGTGTTGCGAATTTCGAAATTTTTCATCTAGAAAACCTCATGAAGCACAGTACAATTCCACCGATGATCAATCAAATCGAGACCCATCCTGAATTTCCGCAGAACGAATTGCACGAGTATATGATTAAGCATCAAATCTTGCATGAGGCTTGGGGACCCCTTGGACAAGGAAACAAGAAACTCCTGAAGCATCCGACGCTTATTGATATAGCTCACAATCATAAAAAATCAGTAGGCCAAATAATTCTGCGATGGCATCTACAACGTGATGTTATCGTGATTCCTAAGTCCTCTAATCCAAAAAGGATTAGGGATAATAGTGAGATATTCGATTTCAAGTTGAGCGATGAAGAAATGGAGAGAATTCATCGTTTGGGAACAGGGTCAAGATATTCGGTAAGCCCGACTGGGTATATGGTGAACCCAATATACGTTAAACTTATGAAACTGTTTGTGTGA
- a CDS encoding beta-L-arabinofuranosidase domain-containing protein codes for MKLKIADRLTPSNKGSVHIEGYLGQRIASCIHNGVMAANHALFQIPFRDKTDEGGSWGGEFWGKWFTSAVLAYQIEPTDHHGAILADAVQGLIDTQSEDGRISSYEKDFGDWDIWGRKYALLGLIAYYDLSGKQEALQAAVLATDELIRISGPGRKKLTETGLSLLEALSSCSILEPVVLLFLRTSDQKYLDFAEYLVLLWSEPNIYNPNGIRLIEDAIAGIEPLKIASPKGYEMMSCYEGVCELYRATGKQEYLEAAIKFADLVREKETMIVGSGSSGELWCDGAKRQTELLEQPMETCVTTTWIKYCYQLLRLTGDPKWADEMEITLYNALLSAMVPSGNWWAYFSPLVGERVPSHMQVPLVQCSCCSANGPRGLLTASGWAVMNDDSGIAINLYYQGNWSGRVNNGDEVGFEMETAYPELDKIRIKVKQSESCTYTIKLRIPAWSRQTELQVNGERIVCIPGTYTEIHREWKSGDEIHLKLDLRGRVITAPGSINHKAVMVGPIVLALDSRLSDAEKHVSLWLDHEQMERKHNQDWNIDYVLLDNCSDEETYIDLVSAATKPEGVWMAFEVPFLIRPSHFVGHKESKLVMCDYASAGNEFSESNLFRVWLPQPLFMEQAFPKGTWHILVHSEDRPGIPDGTQQLKQTGFLSL; via the coding sequence ATGAAGTTGAAGATAGCGGATCGTTTAACACCATCCAACAAAGGAAGCGTACACATTGAAGGATATCTGGGGCAAAGAATTGCCTCCTGTATTCACAACGGCGTCATGGCCGCTAACCATGCTTTATTCCAGATCCCGTTTCGGGATAAAACGGATGAAGGCGGTAGTTGGGGGGGGGAATTTTGGGGCAAATGGTTTACCTCCGCAGTACTGGCCTATCAGATTGAACCAACTGATCATCACGGGGCGATTTTGGCTGACGCGGTTCAGGGTTTGATAGATACGCAGTCGGAGGATGGCCGTATCAGCAGCTATGAGAAAGATTTTGGGGACTGGGACATCTGGGGAAGAAAGTATGCCTTGCTTGGACTGATCGCCTACTATGATTTGAGCGGAAAACAGGAGGCATTGCAAGCGGCTGTTTTAGCCACGGACGAGCTTATTCGGATATCTGGTCCAGGCCGAAAAAAGCTGACGGAAACGGGGCTCTCGCTCTTGGAGGCATTATCGTCTTGTTCCATCCTGGAGCCTGTCGTATTGTTGTTTCTGCGAACAAGTGATCAGAAGTACCTGGATTTCGCCGAGTACCTCGTTTTGCTTTGGAGCGAACCAAACATTTACAATCCGAACGGAATCCGGCTTATCGAGGATGCCATTGCGGGGATTGAACCCTTGAAAATTGCATCACCTAAAGGTTACGAGATGATGTCCTGTTATGAAGGCGTGTGCGAATTGTACCGGGCTACAGGAAAACAGGAGTACCTTGAAGCTGCTATCAAATTTGCCGATTTGGTAAGAGAAAAGGAAACTATGATCGTAGGTTCCGGTTCCAGCGGTGAATTGTGGTGCGACGGGGCTAAAAGACAGACTGAACTGCTGGAACAGCCTATGGAGACCTGTGTCACGACAACCTGGATCAAATATTGCTACCAGTTGCTGCGTCTTACAGGTGATCCGAAATGGGCAGATGAAATGGAAATTACGCTATACAATGCATTGCTCAGCGCAATGGTTCCGAGCGGCAACTGGTGGGCATATTTTTCGCCATTGGTTGGGGAACGTGTACCTAGTCATATGCAGGTCCCACTCGTGCAATGCAGTTGCTGTTCGGCGAATGGTCCGCGTGGACTCCTCACCGCGTCCGGGTGGGCGGTCATGAACGATGATTCTGGTATAGCCATAAATTTGTATTATCAAGGGAATTGGAGTGGACGAGTGAACAATGGAGATGAAGTCGGCTTTGAGATGGAGACAGCCTATCCTGAACTGGACAAAATTAGAATCAAGGTTAAGCAGAGTGAAAGCTGCACTTATACTATAAAGCTTCGTATTCCAGCATGGAGCCGACAAACCGAGCTTCAAGTAAACGGCGAGCGGATTGTCTGCATACCCGGAACGTATACGGAAATCCACAGAGAATGGAAATCGGGGGACGAAATTCACCTGAAGCTGGATTTAAGGGGACGTGTGATTACGGCGCCGGGGAGTATAAACCATAAGGCCGTCATGGTGGGACCGATTGTACTTGCGTTAGACAGCCGGCTTTCCGACGCAGAGAAGCATGTCAGTCTTTGGCTCGATCATGAACAGATGGAGCGAAAGCACAACCAAGACTGGAACATTGATTATGTTCTCCTGGATAACTGCTCCGATGAAGAAACCTACATTGATCTTGTGTCTGCTGCAACAAAGCCCGAAGGAGTATGGATGGCTTTTGAGGTGCCTTTTCTTATTAGACCGTCTCATTTCGTCGGACATAAAGAAAGCAAGCTAGTAATGTGTGATTATGCATCCGCGGGTAATGAGTTCAGTGAATCAAATCTATTCAGGGTTTGGCTGCCCCAGCCATTATTCATGGAACAAGCGTTTCCGAAAGGGACTTGGCATATTCTCGTACATTCTGAGGATCGGCCAGGGATTCCTGACGGAACACAGCAACTGAAACAAACAGGATTTTTGAGTTTGTAG
- a CDS encoding discoidin domain-containing protein, whose amino-acid sequence MNKIAVCILILSIFLPCLGIIGLEEYKVEASETTNAEDGYANIALGSRADSSSHLGINTAVKAVDGDLNTGWVAANATFPQTIIVDLDAISTLGVVKQHFQTDTTWYYRIEGSNQNTPNSWSWSILADRTQSGVNGSIIEEIVQGRYRFVRLVITGSGDGSPASSMELEVKGETYAQPRDLVPTPVPVDTGDKIVVAQSCNLWGSRYFWESTNPVLYPERTPLMGYYDENYDVSTDWQIKMAVENGIDGLFSCWFRQKGNGGKAPVMSSFDGLTHSLANSAQHREYLKWAIQWENSNDSADGVSDINDFLNNVVPFWIEEYFSKSNYLKVEGKPIVSIYSLSKFISDVGGEENAKNAITQFRQAVAVAGYPGVILMTAENTNTTQSFAAAKEIGIDYIYSYHIPTFMDTYPTDANITSESYVQSHIDSWNNFDSNSEVPYIMTVSSGWDARPWGTSAPVWEIPPNLYEGLLDEAKTRMNSKSDGNLGGRLLLLDNWNEYAEGHYIAPTEKYGFDYINAIRRIFSDATTEPDNLLPNKNQIPQLLTIKNATSLTVTTENGADTIPQPYGTLQMDYQTEPLGDNGFMSVKWEVYEMDGVTPTTKASISGDGLLTAKSNGQVKVVVTDNSQPELKGEKIITISNQPENLARGKTVTASTYADYGAAGIYYPSNAVDGNMDSWWLVDGVQYPSWLQVDLGEPKALGTIIQYAAVPQTYKFKIEGSLDGENWVLMVDRSIVGVTGEKIKEVVNGNYRYVKMTFLQANAWPSSKEFEIYGSTGEVIPDNIPVAAIEVSGEGGTNEITLNGQSLQMIADVLPANATNKAVAWSVWAEDGKSPTDVAFINNSGLLYPNKNGTVLVRAEAGDGSGVMGTVPVNIIGQKVNLAYKKQATASEYANYGGDALFSPDLAVDGNLETRWLVDGVKYPSWFKVDLGEKYSLTHVFQWFADTDIKTYKYKIEGSANGSDWETLVDRMNDGMQGPMITEEVEGIYRYVRMTLTDANAWPSSREFKVWGEALPPSEGEKPTGHPGKSTITTDVKLGNSSLQVPVTREKNDNNQTVVRVPVTADVLAQAFSLSKHSALVLEVQNTDPVVKVDIPASALLDAAEKWSDAGLLIKVAGASYLLPAKIAKNIPGYTKITITITKLAEETADAIKSRVAKMESMQMLASPVDFKVEYDGKEATDFGGIYISRTLSFAAASDISKVTAVWVDDDNGLHFMPSVISREDDRFEITIFSPHNSIYTVIESERSFNNLVGHWASEDVKLLANKLIINGITNKEFVPDASITRAQFAALLVRSLGLSATVTDLKFSDIRGGTWFSGSVGAASKAGIINGYEDGSFRPHDTITREQMAVMIARAIEFTGKMVNPAEFVLDPFADQGDISDWALESVAINRYANVMQGLSDSTFSPKEEATRAQAVTILKRMLQYLQFIN is encoded by the coding sequence ATGAACAAAATCGCAGTCTGTATTTTAATCCTTTCAATTTTCTTGCCGTGTTTGGGCATTATCGGTCTGGAAGAGTATAAAGTTGAGGCATCAGAAACGACAAATGCTGAGGACGGGTATGCCAATATAGCGCTGGGAAGCCGGGCCGACTCATCCTCTCACCTGGGGATCAATACTGCAGTTAAAGCAGTAGACGGCGATCTAAACACAGGATGGGTAGCAGCGAATGCAACATTCCCTCAAACAATTATCGTTGATTTGGATGCGATCTCCACGCTGGGGGTAGTGAAACAGCATTTTCAGACAGATACCACTTGGTACTACAGAATTGAAGGTTCCAATCAAAATACGCCAAACAGCTGGTCCTGGTCCATTCTGGCTGACCGTACCCAATCCGGTGTTAACGGCAGCATAATAGAAGAAATTGTACAGGGAAGATACAGATTTGTCAGGCTTGTGATTACCGGTTCTGGAGACGGGAGCCCAGCAAGCAGCATGGAGCTCGAAGTCAAAGGCGAAACTTATGCTCAGCCTCGGGATCTGGTTCCGACCCCTGTTCCTGTTGATACCGGTGATAAAATCGTAGTGGCGCAGTCGTGCAACTTGTGGGGAAGCAGATATTTTTGGGAAAGCACAAACCCCGTTCTTTATCCGGAGCGGACTCCCCTCATGGGTTATTATGACGAAAATTACGATGTCTCTACAGATTGGCAGATCAAGATGGCTGTCGAGAACGGCATAGACGGTTTGTTTTCATGCTGGTTTAGACAAAAAGGGAATGGGGGCAAAGCCCCGGTTATGTCCTCCTTTGATGGCTTGACGCACTCCTTGGCCAACAGCGCTCAGCATAGGGAGTATTTGAAATGGGCCATACAATGGGAAAATTCCAATGATTCAGCCGATGGTGTCTCGGACATAAATGATTTCCTGAACAATGTGGTCCCCTTCTGGATAGAGGAGTATTTCTCCAAATCCAATTATCTGAAAGTTGAAGGCAAGCCAATAGTATCGATCTACAGCTTGTCCAAGTTCATCAGCGATGTCGGTGGCGAAGAGAATGCCAAAAATGCCATCACTCAATTCCGCCAGGCAGTGGCGGTTGCCGGCTATCCTGGCGTTATCCTAATGACAGCCGAAAACACGAATACAACACAAAGTTTCGCTGCCGCTAAAGAGATCGGAATCGATTATATTTATTCCTATCACATCCCGACCTTTATGGACACGTATCCAACTGACGCGAACATCACGTCTGAGAGTTATGTCCAGTCTCACATCGATTCGTGGAATAATTTCGATTCTAACAGTGAAGTTCCCTATATTATGACTGTATCAAGCGGTTGGGATGCACGGCCATGGGGCACGTCTGCACCCGTCTGGGAGATCCCCCCGAATTTGTATGAAGGACTTCTGGACGAAGCAAAAACCAGAATGAATTCTAAATCCGATGGGAATTTGGGCGGCAGATTGCTGCTTCTCGACAACTGGAATGAGTATGCCGAGGGCCATTATATCGCCCCTACAGAAAAGTATGGTTTCGATTACATCAATGCAATTAGAAGAATTTTCTCCGACGCGACAACCGAACCGGACAATCTGCTCCCAAACAAAAATCAGATTCCGCAGTTGCTTACCATTAAGAATGCTACAAGTTTGACTGTAACAACTGAAAATGGAGCAGACACCATTCCCCAGCCGTATGGCACATTGCAAATGGACTATCAAACAGAGCCACTGGGTGATAACGGTTTTATGTCCGTCAAGTGGGAAGTTTACGAGATGGATGGGGTCACGCCCACAACTAAGGCTTCCATATCTGGCGACGGTCTGCTAACGGCAAAGTCAAACGGTCAGGTGAAAGTGGTAGTGACGGACAACAGTCAGCCGGAATTAAAGGGCGAGAAAATCATCACAATCAGCAATCAGCCTGAGAACCTTGCGCGGGGTAAGACGGTAACCGCCTCTACCTATGCCGATTATGGCGCAGCAGGAATCTATTATCCATCCAACGCAGTTGACGGCAATATGGATAGCTGGTGGCTGGTAGATGGCGTGCAATATCCATCTTGGTTACAGGTTGATCTGGGAGAGCCTAAAGCTCTCGGTACAATCATTCAGTACGCGGCAGTACCCCAAACCTATAAATTTAAAATAGAGGGTTCATTAGACGGTGAAAACTGGGTGTTGATGGTAGACCGCAGTATAGTGGGTGTCACCGGGGAAAAGATCAAAGAAGTGGTCAATGGGAACTATCGGTATGTAAAAATGACGTTTCTTCAAGCCAATGCCTGGCCGTCCAGCAAAGAGTTTGAAATCTATGGCAGTACCGGTGAAGTCATCCCGGACAATATCCCTGTAGCTGCCATTGAAGTTTCGGGCGAGGGAGGAACGAATGAAATCACGTTAAACGGGCAGAGTTTACAGATGATTGCCGATGTTCTGCCTGCAAATGCAACAAACAAAGCCGTTGCATGGTCTGTCTGGGCAGAAGACGGCAAATCGCCTACAGATGTGGCATTTATAAATAACAGTGGGCTGCTCTATCCGAATAAAAACGGAACGGTTCTCGTTCGTGCGGAGGCTGGAGATGGTTCGGGAGTAATGGGTACCGTTCCGGTCAATATCATCGGGCAGAAAGTGAATCTCGCTTACAAAAAACAGGCAACCGCTTCGGAATACGCCAATTACGGAGGAGATGCGTTGTTCTCCCCGGATCTTGCCGTAGATGGAAATCTTGAGACAAGATGGCTGGTGGATGGTGTGAAGTATCCATCATGGTTTAAAGTCGATCTCGGCGAGAAGTATTCCCTGACTCATGTCTTCCAATGGTTTGCGGACACTGATATCAAGACCTACAAATACAAGATCGAAGGTTCGGCGAACGGTTCGGACTGGGAGACCCTTGTTGATCGAATGAATGATGGCATGCAAGGTCCAATGATTACCGAAGAAGTAGAAGGAATCTACCGATATGTACGAATGACGCTCACCGATGCCAACGCTTGGCCAAGTAGCAGAGAGTTTAAGGTATGGGGAGAAGCTTTGCCGCCAAGTGAAGGAGAAAAGCCTACTGGCCATCCCGGTAAATCGACAATTACTACCGATGTTAAATTAGGCAACAGCAGTCTTCAAGTTCCTGTGACTAGAGAAAAGAATGACAATAATCAAACAGTAGTCAGAGTTCCGGTGACTGCGGATGTCCTGGCGCAAGCTTTCTCCTTGAGCAAACATTCTGCACTCGTACTCGAGGTACAGAACACGGATCCTGTGGTCAAGGTTGATATTCCGGCTTCTGCTCTTCTCGATGCGGCAGAGAAATGGTCTGATGCAGGCTTACTAATAAAGGTGGCTGGCGCCAGTTATCTGCTTCCTGCAAAGATAGCTAAGAATATTCCCGGGTATACGAAGATCACCATTACGATTACAAAATTAGCCGAAGAAACGGCAGATGCCATTAAAAGTAGAGTTGCAAAAATGGAATCCATGCAGATGTTGGCAAGTCCTGTAGATTTCAAAGTCGAATATGATGGTAAAGAAGCCACGGATTTCGGCGGCATCTATATCAGTCGAACACTTTCGTTTGCTGCTGCTTCGGATATTTCGAAAGTGACAGCAGTATGGGTTGATGACGATAACGGCTTACATTTTATGCCTTCGGTAATTTCCCGTGAAGATGATCGTTTTGAGATAACGATATTTTCCCCTCATAACAGTATTTACACGGTAATTGAATCGGAGAGATCCTTTAACAATCTTGTTGGACACTGGGCTTCAGAGGACGTCAAATTGCTGGCAAACAAACTTATTATCAATGGGATCACTAATAAGGAATTTGTACCAGATGCAAGTATTACAAGGGCACAGTTCGCAGCACTGCTCGTACGATCCCTTGGTTTGTCCGCTACTGTAACAGATTTGAAATTCTCGGATATTAGAGGAGGGACTTGGTTCTCAGGTTCGGTCGGAGCAGCCAGTAAGGCAGGGATAATCAATGGTTATGAAGACGGTTCTTTCCGACCGCACGACACCATCACACGTGAGCAGATGGCTGTGATGATTGCGCGAGCGATAGAATTCACCGGTAAAATGGTTAATCCGGCGGAATTCGTTCTTGACCCATTCGCAGATCAGGGAGACATTTCCGATTGGGCGTTGGAATCGGTAGCAATCAACCGATATGCAAATGTTATGCAAGGTTTGTCGGATTCCACATTTTCTCCAAAGGAAGAAGCGACACGAGCTCAAGCAGTTACCATCCTGAAGCGGATGCTTCAATATTTGCAATTTATCAATTAA
- a CDS encoding TetR/AcrR family transcriptional regulator, with protein MIKKQSQRAPGRPKHAKDDPSIQEMIIKTASKRFMEYGYESVSLLQIAEECQVSKPAIYYHFISKPELFKVAVTTVLNQVHRHISRILQEADHLEEGLVTVAEARLTNPHAEIETMLREAEPFLNEEQLQEIRQSEHSIYQLLADHFQAAMDNHVLRVNDPMLLAQTFSAMMLLGNRKDTLLKYASNRELAKELVGIFLRGTSNAGKKK; from the coding sequence ATGATAAAAAAACAATCGCAACGCGCGCCAGGTAGACCTAAGCATGCAAAAGATGATCCTTCCATACAAGAAATGATTATTAAGACTGCATCCAAACGTTTTATGGAGTACGGATACGAGTCTGTATCGCTGCTGCAAATCGCCGAAGAATGCCAAGTGTCCAAACCTGCTATTTATTATCATTTCATTAGCAAACCAGAATTATTTAAAGTGGCAGTTACGACCGTCTTAAATCAAGTACATAGGCATATATCTCGTATTCTACAGGAGGCCGATCACCTCGAAGAGGGATTGGTTACAGTAGCCGAAGCGCGGTTAACCAATCCCCATGCCGAAATCGAAACGATGCTGAGAGAGGCTGAGCCCTTTTTAAATGAGGAACAACTACAGGAAATAAGACAATCCGAGCATAGTATCTACCAGTTATTAGCAGATCATTTTCAAGCGGCAATGGACAACCATGTGCTTAGAGTCAACGATCCCATGCTTCTGGCACAAACCTTCTCCGCGATGATGCTGCTGGGAAACCGAAAAGACACCCTTCTAAAATACGCATCCAATAGGGAATTGGCAAAAGAATTGGTTGGAATCTTTCTGCGAGGCACATCCAATGCGGGTAAGAAAAAGTAA
- a CDS encoding SGNH/GDSL hydrolase family protein, which produces MSHVWRSLNEGEITIGFMGGSITDGRPRNNWPEPVAAWFSEQFPSAKICIENAAIGATGSDLAVFRSQRDIIDRGCDLVFIEYAVNDLFVASEQRNKTRETLIRSILANGDCNVILVYTYHQDMYTAMMQAELPASVAEFEQLAEHYGIGSVWVGLHALNELKRGRFSWEEWLPDGLHPSTRGSLSYAQGVIAFLETESARYIQAESQAAPTSLPVPMFDGLWHSVSLLSLKTASIEGPWVLKRWLHHVWIDQVLETSAVGARLAFSFYGKGLALGLDFGWKAAEFNYRIDDSEWVFSDRARPEWLSDDGLFSLYLVSDSLQESHHRFELEVVHGNTPNCKGTNFRLGFIGIIRNL; this is translated from the coding sequence ATGTCGCATGTTTGGCGTTCATTAAATGAAGGGGAAATAACAATCGGCTTTATGGGCGGCTCAATAACGGACGGGAGGCCCCGTAACAACTGGCCCGAACCGGTTGCCGCATGGTTTAGCGAACAATTTCCTTCCGCTAAAATATGCATTGAGAACGCGGCTATTGGGGCTACTGGCAGCGATTTGGCGGTGTTTAGATCGCAACGAGATATCATTGACCGCGGATGTGATTTGGTGTTTATCGAATATGCGGTTAATGATCTATTTGTTGCATCCGAGCAGAGAAATAAAACAAGGGAAACGTTGATCAGGTCTATCCTTGCCAATGGGGATTGCAATGTCATTCTTGTATACACCTACCATCAGGATATGTATACAGCCATGATGCAAGCAGAATTGCCGGCCTCCGTAGCGGAATTCGAACAACTGGCGGAGCATTATGGAATCGGGTCTGTGTGGGTGGGGCTCCATGCTTTGAACGAACTCAAAAGAGGGAGATTCAGTTGGGAAGAATGGCTGCCTGACGGACTTCACCCATCGACACGGGGCAGTTTGAGCTATGCCCAAGGTGTAATCGCATTTCTTGAGACGGAGAGTGCAAGATACATTCAAGCTGAATCGCAAGCTGCTCCGACATCATTGCCTGTACCCATGTTTGATGGATTATGGCATTCAGTATCTCTTCTTTCTCTGAAAACCGCATCTATTGAAGGTCCCTGGGTACTCAAAAGGTGGCTGCATCACGTCTGGATCGATCAAGTGCTTGAAACATCGGCAGTAGGAGCGAGGCTTGCCTTCTCCTTTTATGGGAAGGGTCTGGCATTAGGTCTGGATTTCGGTTGGAAGGCGGCGGAATTTAACTACCGGATTGATGATTCGGAGTGGGTTTTCTCAGACCGTGCAAGGCCGGAGTGGCTGTCAGATGATGGGCTGTTTTCCCTCTATCTTGTTTCGGACTCGTTGCAAGAAAGTCATCATCGGTTTGAGTTGGAAGTGGTGCATGGAAATACCCCTAATTGTAAGGGGACAAATTTCCGGCTTGGTTTTATCGGCATTATAAGGAATTTATAA
- a CDS encoding COX15/CtaA family protein produces MKWLSYATTLFMFFATFGGGIVTRTESGLGCGTEWPLCHGEFVPAHTLASVIEYTHRLVSTTAGILAVATLLTFLVYLKQRKDLRFFAALTLVFVIIQGAMGALAVVFSQSPPVMALHLGFAFIALASSLMTSLGSRQEQKARGLVKFEQMPRTSKAFRNFVWCLTVYSYLVVYTGAFVSHTDSAGSCTGLFCKGSRLPEVAGGITIELTHRIAGILLVLLVVMLWFWICKNYKSNWELTMQAQFAFGLILFQILTGVGMLYTLSRPEVYMFVVLAHMTTIAVLFGMLAYMSYLTWRLSKPATIEK; encoded by the coding sequence TTGAAATGGCTTAGTTACGCAACAACGCTGTTTATGTTTTTCGCGACGTTTGGAGGTGGCATCGTCACCAGAACAGAGTCCGGTCTGGGATGCGGCACGGAATGGCCACTGTGTCACGGGGAATTTGTTCCGGCTCATACACTTGCTTCTGTCATCGAATACACACATAGGCTGGTGAGTACGACTGCAGGCATTTTGGCAGTGGCTACACTGCTAACTTTTTTAGTGTATTTGAAGCAGCGAAAAGATTTGCGATTTTTTGCAGCGTTAACACTGGTTTTTGTGATCATTCAAGGCGCAATGGGTGCATTAGCAGTCGTATTTTCACAATCGCCCCCCGTGATGGCGCTCCATTTAGGATTCGCTTTTATCGCTTTAGCGAGTTCTTTAATGACAAGTCTTGGCTCGAGGCAAGAACAGAAGGCGCGCGGACTTGTAAAATTCGAGCAGATGCCAAGGACAAGCAAGGCATTTCGCAATTTTGTATGGTGCTTGACCGTATATTCTTATTTGGTGGTCTATACCGGCGCATTTGTAAGTCATACCGATTCGGCAGGTTCCTGTACCGGATTGTTTTGCAAAGGCAGTCGGCTGCCGGAAGTGGCTGGAGGGATAACAATCGAGTTGACTCACCGGATCGCCGGTATTCTGCTGGTTTTGCTGGTTGTCATGTTGTGGTTTTGGATTTGCAAAAATTACAAGAGCAATTGGGAATTGACGATGCAAGCCCAGTTTGCTTTTGGTCTCATTTTGTTCCAAATTCTTACTGGCGTAGGTATGCTGTATACGCTTAGCCGCCCGGAAGTGTACATGTTCGTTGTTCTAGCCCATATGACCACTATTGCTGTATTATTTGGCATGCTTGCCTACATGAGCTATCTGACATGGAGGCTTTCCAAGCCCGCAACAATTGAAAAATAA